The Phycisphaerae bacterium genome segment CTGGCAGGTTGGGCCGGTCGTGACGGGCACGTCCGGGCCGCTGAAGCAGCCTTCCAGAAGGGCAAAATCGAGGGCGTCGACGTCGTTGGTCGAATCCTGGTCCAGATTGCAGGATCGTATGCCGCTGCCGGAGAACTGGCCGGTGGGCGAGTAGTTCAGCGGGCGGATGATCTGGCCGTCGGCGCTGCCGGTGCCGATGACCGAGAAGTTGTCGCCGGCCAGGTAGTAGGTGGGAACGGCCGAGCCGTCGGATTTGACGTCATAGCTGACCACCCGCTCGTCGATGTACTGGCCGCCGTTGATGTGGTAGCGGGCCAGGGACTCGACGCCGGCACTGTTGACGTTGTATTCCTCGATGACCGTCTGGCCGGCGTAGTAGTAGTGGCGTTCGGTCTGGCCGATCTTGGAGGCCACCCGCCGGCCGAGGGCGTCGTAAGTGAAGTGGGCCAAAACAGTTGTGTCATCGGCGGCCCGGACCTCGACCAGCCGATTGTATTCGTCGTAGTCGTAGTGCCGCCCTTCCTCGTCGACCGACAGGTTGCCGTCGGCATCGTAATCGAGGGTCTGCGAGCCGATCTGCAGGTACTCGTTGACCCGATTGGTGCCACTGTAGGAGTGGGGCAAGCCGTCGCGAGCCACCGAGCTCTCGCGGTTGCCAACGGGCGAAAGGTCGCAGGCTGAAGAAACTGTTTACCCTACTGAAAACCTCTAGAAGCGGGGGAACAAGACACGCCCGGGC includes the following:
- a CDS encoding RHS repeat-associated core domain-containing protein, with product MARDGLPHSYSGTNRVNEYLQIGSQTLDYDADGNLSVDEEGRHYDYDEYNRLVEVRAADDTTVLAHFTYDALGRRVASKIGQTERHYYYAGQTVIEEYNVNSAGVESLARYHINGGQYIDERVVSYDVKSDGSAVPTYYLAGDNFSVIGTGSADGQIIRPLNYSPTGQFSGSGIRSCNLDQDSTNDVDALDFALLEGCFSGPDVPVTTGPTCQIGEAADIDRDGDVDGADYIIFQTCMSGTDVPASAACLGQGVSPEDSGIAAMHGLTVDVLPDGKALLYARARHYDMKHGRWLQRDPKGYVDGPNLYEAFGGNALRFLDPFGQSANVLPIADPCTAYKNITWLVDQFWKTVKSLPYFNQANEERLQRFGDSIAHLNLDDK